The following proteins are co-located in the Conyzicola lurida genome:
- a CDS encoding RNA polymerase sigma factor, protein MNAAPPGPRIALADASDSTLTARIVDGDVAAFEVLARRHGGLMRAYAQRLLGSNAESDDVVQDAFVLAWQKIGDLADGASVRSWLMRIVTTKSIDRIRARKQHADIDDWDAPTPSNQSPEHRVEVSLQMDALSSALARLPENQRRCWIMKEVGGSSYDEIAADLDVPVSTVRGQLARARQTLMSEMEAWR, encoded by the coding sequence GTGAACGCCGCCCCACCCGGCCCGCGGATCGCCCTCGCGGATGCCTCCGACAGCACCCTGACCGCCCGAATCGTCGACGGAGACGTGGCGGCCTTCGAGGTGCTGGCCCGGCGGCACGGCGGTCTGATGCGGGCCTACGCCCAGCGGCTGCTCGGGTCCAACGCCGAGTCGGACGACGTCGTGCAGGACGCCTTCGTACTGGCCTGGCAGAAGATCGGCGACCTCGCCGACGGCGCATCGGTGCGGTCGTGGCTGATGCGGATCGTGACCACCAAGTCGATCGACCGTATCCGGGCGCGCAAGCAGCACGCCGACATCGACGACTGGGACGCGCCGACCCCGTCGAACCAGTCGCCCGAACACCGGGTCGAGGTCTCTCTGCAAATGGATGCGCTATCGTCGGCGCTTGCCCGGTTGCCAGAAAACCAGCGCCGGTGTTGGATCATGAAAGAGGTCGGCGGGTCGTCGTACGACGAGATCGCCGCAGATCTGGACGTTCCGGTATCCACCGTCCGCGGCCAGCTGGCGCGGGCGAGACAGACTCTGATGAGCGAGATGGAGGCGTGGCGATGA
- a CDS encoding Asp23/Gls24 family envelope stress response protein yields MTDLPPSEPREDLDGHTIDELGEYLDRGRQPRDESIESSPGCLIALDSLERLRGAAWAMLEVEAASEPERDSAWLGRVLGNISREARAGRDIPISHPDPAVALTVTEGSVRGLIRAAGDADGRALIGACTLDGDVTVPGEPITVDVTASVAWGRNLADVADGLRAAIGDALARHTELTIAAINVTISDVVSSHPREGRR; encoded by the coding sequence ATGACCGATCTTCCCCCCTCCGAACCCCGCGAGGATCTCGACGGACACACGATCGACGAGCTCGGCGAATACCTCGACCGCGGCCGCCAGCCGCGTGACGAGAGCATCGAGTCGTCGCCCGGGTGCCTCATCGCCCTCGATTCGCTCGAACGCCTGCGCGGTGCCGCCTGGGCGATGCTCGAGGTGGAGGCCGCATCCGAGCCGGAACGCGATTCCGCGTGGCTCGGCCGTGTGCTGGGCAACATCTCCAGAGAGGCGCGCGCCGGACGCGACATCCCGATCAGCCATCCCGACCCCGCCGTGGCCTTGACCGTGACCGAGGGGTCGGTCCGCGGCCTCATCCGGGCGGCCGGCGACGCCGACGGCAGGGCCCTGATCGGCGCCTGCACGCTCGACGGAGACGTGACCGTGCCGGGCGAACCGATCACGGTCGACGTCACCGCGTCCGTGGCGTGGGGCCGCAATCTCGCCGACGTGGCCGACGGCCTGCGCGCGGCGATCGGCGACGCGCTCGCCCGCCACACCGAGCTGACCATCGCGGCGATCAACGTGACGATCAGCGACGTCGTGTCGTCGCACCCCCGGGAGGGCCGCCGATGA